Proteins encoded together in one Microcebus murinus isolate Inina chromosome 16, M.murinus_Inina_mat1.0, whole genome shotgun sequence window:
- the ZNF329 gene encoding zinc finger protein 329 produces the protein MRLKMTAQNIREEELSCAIEMEGFMKEVPCFSILGDSWDYENQEEHLRQSALTPEKPRAQEAISEYPGFGEHLSASSDLSSAQTVPITNGFHIHDSDVRSLDCDPALHSCPKSYAAKRTSDNAYGKVFNYSIEVTQFGRNQIRGKPYKYPESVKSFNHFTSLGHQKVMKRGKKLYEGKDFGDIFSLSSSLNENRRNHPGEKQYKCTECGKCFKRNSSLVLHHRTHTGEKPYTCNACGKSFSKNYNLIVHQRIHTGEKPYKCNKCGKAFSDGSAVTQHQRIHTGEKPYECLECGKTFNRNSSLILHQRTHTGEKPYRCNECGKPFTDISHLTVHLRIHTGEKPYECSKCGKAFRDGSYLTQHERTHTGEKPFECVECGKSFNRNSHLIVHQKIHSGEKPYECKECGKTFIESAYLIRHQRIHTGEKPYGCNQCQKLFRNIAGLIRHQRTHTGEKPYECNQCGKAFRDSSCLTKHQRIHTKETPYQCPECGKSFKQNSHLAVHQRLHSREGPSQCPQCGKTFRKSSSLIQHQRTHPGEQPMET, from the coding sequence ATGAGACTGAAAATGACAGCTCAGAATATTCGTGAGGAAGAACTATCTTGTGCCATAGAAATGGAAGGATTTATGAAGGAGgttccttgtttttccattctagggGATAGTTGGGACTATGAGAACCAGGAGGAACATTTGAGGCAATCAGCTTTAACTCCAGAGAAACCAAGGGCTCAGGAAGCAATTAGTGAATATCCTGGTTTCGgggaacatttgagtgcaagctCAGACCTTTCATCAGCTCAGACAGTTCCTATAACAAATGGCTTCCATATACATGACTCAGATGTTAGAAGTCTGGATTGTGACCCAGCCTTACACAGTTGTCCCAAAAGTTATGCAGCTAAGAGAACTAGTGACAATGCCTATGGAAAAGTCTTCAACTATTCCATCGAAGTTACTCAATTTGGAAGAAATCAAATCAGAGGGAAACCTTATAAATACCCTGAAAGTGTTAAATCTTTTAACCATTTTACCTCTCTTGGTCATCAAAAAGTAATGAAGAGAGGCAAGAAACTATATGAGGGTAAGGACTTTGGGGACATCTTTAGCCTGAGCTCATCTCTTAATGAAAACAGGAGGAATCACCCTGGAGAGAAACAGTATAAATGTACTGAATGTGGCAAATGCTTCAAACGGAACTCTTCTCTTGTTTTGCATCACcgaactcacactggagagaaaccttatacCTGTAATGCATGTGGAAAATCCTTCTCCAAGAACTACAACCTGATTGTGCATCAAAggatccatacaggagagaagccctataAATGCAATAAGTGTGGGAAAGCTTTCAGTGATGGGTCAGCTGTAACACAACaccagagaattcacacaggtgagaaaccttatgaatgtctAGAATGTGGAAAAACCTTCAACCGAAATTCATCCCTGATTTTGCATCAAAGAACTCATACAGGGGAAAAACCATATAGATGTAATGAGTGTGGGAAACCCTTCACTGACATCTCCCATCTCACTGTGCACCTCAGAATCCACACTGGTGAGAAGCCCTATGAGTGTAGCAAATGTGGAAAGGCTTTCcgagatggctcataccttaccCAACATGAGAGGACTCACACTGGAGAAAAGCCCTTTGAATGTGTGGAGTGTGGGAAATCCTTCAACCGAAACTCTCACCTCATTGTGCATCAAAAGatccattctggagagaaaccttacgaATGTAAAGAGTGTGGGAAAACATTCATTGAGAGTGCATACCTCATCAGGCACCAAAGGATTCATACTGGCGAGAAGCCGTATGGCTGTAATCAGTGTCAAAAACTTTTTAGGAACATTGCTGGCCTTATTCGGCACCAGAGGACTCATACTGGTGAGAAGCCCTATGAGTGTAATCAGTGTGGCAAAGCTTTCAGGGACAGCTCCTGTCTGACCAAGCACCAGAGAATTCACACCAAGGAGACCCCATATCAGTGTCCAGAATGTGGAAAGTCCTTCAAGCAGAATTCTCACCTGGCAGTACATCAGAGACTCCATAGCAGGGAGGGACCCAGCCAGTGTCCTCAATGTGGGAAAACATTCAGAAAGAGCTCTTCTCTCATCCAACATCAAAGGACACACCCTGGAGAGCAACCCATGGAAACATAG